The following coding sequences are from one Daphnia pulex isolate KAP4 chromosome 11, ASM2113471v1 window:
- the LOC124207679 gene encoding phosphoserine phosphatase-like produces MSTKQAVITLLKQADAVCFDVDSTVCIGEGIDDLALCCGKGQQVKEMTSKAMSGNVDFREALKLRLNLIQPHYDQVVQIAKEQHLKITPHLETLIKTLHVLNKKPYLISGGFESLIQPVADHLGIPKENIYANKLKFYHDGTYAGFDEDQPTSRSGGKSKVIQTIREKFGHSIIVMIGDGITDLEACPPADAFIGYGGNVAREVVKANAAWFVTDFQDLINVLTD; encoded by the exons ATGAGCACAAAACAAGCCGTTATTACATTGCTTAAACAAGCTGATGCAGTTTGCTTTGATGTTGATTCTACTGTGTGTATTGGAGAAGGAATTGATGACTTAGCACTCTGTTGTGGAAAAGGACAACAAGTGAAGGAAAT GACAAGCAAAGCTATGTCCGGAAACGTGGATTTTAGAGAAGCCCTTAAACTAAGACTT AACCTGATTCAACCTCACTATGATCAAGTAGTGCAAATTGCCAAAGAACAACATCTCAAGATAACCCCTCATTTAGA aacttTAATAAAGACCCTTCATgttctaaacaaaaaaccatATTTAATATCTGGTGGATTTGAATCTTTGATACAACCAGTTGCAGATCACCTTGGAATTcccaaagaaaacatttatgcTAATAAGCTTAAATTTTATCATGATGGAACCTATGCTGGATTTGATGAAGATCAACCAACTTCCAGATCAGGAGGAAAAAGCAAAGTGATTCAAACAATTAGGGAAAAATTTGGCCATTCAATTATTGTGATGATAGGTGATGGGATAACGGACTTGGAAGCATGCCCACCTGCTGATGCATTCATTG GATATGGAGGCAATGTCGCGCGAGAGGTTGTTAAAGCTAATGCTGCATGGTTTGTTACAGATTTTCAAGATTTGATAAATGTTCTTACAGATTAA
- the LOC124207681 gene encoding mitochondrial import receptor subunit TOM22 homolog — protein MATIEEIDDLSVEIINSINDEEEEPKENASSPARAPERPNSESADASVVALSSSKALDEADSDDEDDDDFDETVLERLVGLTEMFPTCLQVATAKLFYGTFSSAKGFYSFARSASWVIFSTSAILFAPIIFEVERAQMEEMQKQQQRQILLGPGAAMSGGSPHPGMAPVPSPIR, from the exons ATGGCAACTATAGAAGAAATTGACGATCTCAGTGTCGAGATTATTAATAGTATcaacgatgaagaagaagaacccaaAGAAAACGCGTCTAGTCCGGCACGTGCCCCTGAACGACCAAACTCTGAATCGGCTGATGCCTCTGTCGTTGCCTTGTCGTCATCAAAAGCATTAGACGAAGCAGACTCAgacgacgaagatgatgat gatTTTGATGAAACAGTACTCGAAAGATTGGTTGGTCTGACAGAAATGTTTCCAACATGTTTACAAGTTGCAACTGCTAAACTCTTTTATGGTACATTTTCATCTGCTAAAG gTTTTTATTCCTTTGCTCGTTCTGCTTCATGGGTTATATTCAGCACATCTGCAATCCTCTTTGCTCCAATTATATTTGAAGTTGAAAGGGCACAAATGGAAGAAATGCagaaacaacagcaacgacAG atattGTTGGGCCCTGGTGCTGCCATGTCAGGAGGCAGTCCTCATCCAGGAATGGCACCAGTTCCATCACCTATCCGTTAA
- the LOC124207677 gene encoding ATP-dependent RNA helicase DDX24-like: MMKEESKSNQNNDENKNENTEENIEETKDEPFEITPDMIIWKAMYLPDPIVRAVWELGFQTPTAIQLACLPTAMKGRKDIVGAAETGSGKTLAFGIPILNGILKDKEFELKKLKQNEEESEDSDDADDSDENNDDGHTSNKKQRVEKKAVVAEEDSDDSGGQMEDFGGGIGRVRVFDVVELGNQKTKIIKGQKKLRALIITPTRELAVQIEKHLKAVAKYTDISICLVIGGMAAPKQERILSKGPDIVIGTPGRLWEMIEGGNSHLSQIKDIRYLALDETDRLLEKGHFAEVRTLLEHINKDEEKKRWRQNFVFSATLTLAHDLPNRLGNLKSKKKKEAMKLDKLLSLVGVRPKAKVVDLTTQVRSLKPASLSEMKLYSATVEDKDYYLYYFLRHNPGRTLVFCNSINNVRRLTSVFTLLETNPLPLHAQMHQKQRLKHLERFSSLDNALLIATDVAARGLDIPHVQHVVHFQVPRTSENYVHRSGRTARASREGLSLILIEPEEATTYRKLCSTLKKDKNDLPDYDVDMRIFAAIKQRVNLAKAIESLEHRTKRERSDKSWMKQMAEEADLVISESDQDSDSGSAAQSHSQLLTELKNKRKELTKLLARPFKRSVK, translated from the exons ATGATGAAG GAAGAATCTAAGAGCAATCAAAACaatgatgaaaacaaaaatgaaaacacggaAGAAAACATAGAAGAAACCAAGGATGAACCATTTGAAATCACACCTGATATGATTATTTGGAAAGCAATGTATCTTCCAGATCCAATAGTCAGAGCTGTCTGGGAGCTTGGATTCCAAACCCCAACAGCAATCCAG CTTGCCTGCTTACCAACAGCAatgaagggaagaaaagacaTTGTTGGAGCTGCAGAAACAGGGTCAGGAAAAACCCTTGCTTTTGGGATTCCCATACTGAATGGCATCCTTAAAGATAAAGAATTTGAACTGAAAAAGCTGAAacagaatgaagaagaatctgAAGATTCTGATGATGCAGATGATTCAGAtgaaaataatgatgatggcCATACAAGCAACAAAAAGCAGcgagttgaaaaaaaagcagTTGTTGCTGAAGAAGATTCTGACGACTCTGGAGGACAGATGGAGGATTTTGGAGGTGGAATTGGGAGAGTGAGAGTATTTGATGTAGTTGAGTTAGGGaatcaaaaaaccaaaataattaaaggaCAGAAAAAATTACGAGCATTGATAATTACTCCCACTCGAGAACTGGCagttcaaattgaaaaacatttaaagGCCGTTGCAAAGTACACAGACATATCCATTTGTCTCGTGATTGGTGGAATGGCAGCGCCtaaacaagaaagaattttaagcAAAGGGCCAGACATTGTAATCGGAACTCCTGGTCGACTCTGGGAAATGATTGAAGGCGGAAATTCGCATCTTTCTCAAATTAAAGATATTCG ATACCTTGCACTGGACGAGACCGATAGGCTTTTGGAGAAAGGTCATTTTGCCGAAGTCCGTACTCTGCTTGAACACATTAacaaagacgaagaaaaaaagcgatggagacaaaatttcgttttctccGCTACACTTACTCTGGCACATGACTTACCTAACCGATTGGGTAATCTcaaatcgaagaagaagaaagaagctaTGAAACTTGACAAGTTGCTTAGTTTGGTTGGCGTCAGACCCAAAGCAAAAGTAGTTGATTTAACAACTCAAGTAAGATCGCTGAAACCCGCATCGCTTTCGGAAATGAAGTTGTACTCGGCCACCGTTGAAGACAAGGATTATTATCTCTATTATTTCTTGCGACACAATCCGGGTCGTACTTTAGTGTTTTGCAATTCAATCAACAACGTGCGCCGTCTCACATCTGTATTCACTTTGCTGGAAACTAACCCTCTTCCATTGCACGCGCAAATGCATCAGAAACAAAGACTCAAACATCTTGAGCGTTTTTCAAGTCTAGATAACGCGTTGCTGATAGCCACTGATGTAGCTGCCAGAGGACTTGATATCCCACATGTTCAACATGTAGTCCACTTCCAG GTCCCTCGAACATCTGAAAATTATGTCCATCGTAGCGGTCGTACAGCTCGAGCTTCTCGTGAAGGATTAAGTTTAATCCTGATTGAACCTGAAGAAGCGACAACATATCGTAAACTTTGCTCCACCTTGAAGAAAGACAAGAATGATCTACCCGACTACGACGTTGACATGCGAATTTTTGCCGCCATCAAACAACGAGTAAATTTAGCCAAGGCAATAGAATCATTGGAACATCGAACCAAACGAGAGAGGTCAGACAAGAGCTGGATGAAGCAAATGGCAGAAGAAGCAGATTTAGTAATTAGTGA